The following proteins are co-located in the Telopea speciosissima isolate NSW1024214 ecotype Mountain lineage chromosome 9, Tspe_v1, whole genome shotgun sequence genome:
- the LOC122640196 gene encoding subtilisin-like protease SBT5.4, giving the protein MGGFSRLPLFLLPVLLFSMLQRPTFAIKKSYVVYLGSHSHGPEITQNDLDLAEQSHYEFLADYVGSPEAAKESIIYCYTRHINGFAATLEEEKAAEIAKHPNVISIFPNREHQLHTTRSWDFLGLEKNDAVQPGSLWEKARFGEDTIIGNLDSGVWPESKSFSDEGYGPIPSRWKGGCTDTTPNGVRCNRKLIGAKVFNKGGAASGLENANYTARDDNGHGTHTLSTAGGNFVQNASFFGFGNGTLKGGSPKARVAAYKVCKTRCFDADIIAGFDAAIHDGVDVLSCSIGSSSHNYFEDGLAIGSFHAVRNGILVVASAGNNGPIPGTVSNTAPWLFTVGASTIDRQFVAYVKLGNNKQLKGQSLSSTSLPSDGKMYPLVTGEAARAKDSLPRIASHCNAKSLDPNLVKGKIVVCLKGGRSGRVEKGSNVLSAGAVGMILVNDILSGNCVIADGHLLPASHLSFTEGIALFEYINSTKAPTAYISPVTTELGTKPAPSMASFSSQGPNTLSPEILKPDITGPGVSIIASWSQVLPPSGMPSDTRRVSFNSDSGTSMSCPHLAGVSGLLKTLYPNWSPYAIRSAIMTTASTRDNAREPMLSSSIIKATPFNYGAGHVQPNRAMDPGLVYDLNTTDLLNFLCAIGYNENLISLFTETRVAYTCPEPAISLLDLNYPSIAVPSLTGSATLTRKLKNVGSSPATYKAIIRPPSGISVSVDPQILTFDSVGQEKTFKLTLKTKLPGYAKDYVFGELKWSDGRHQVKSPIAVKAAIAAAV; this is encoded by the exons ATGGGGGGATTCTCAAGGCTTCCGCTCTTCCTTCTTCCTGTCTTGCTTTTCTCCATGTTGCAGAGACCCACGTTCGCTATCAAAAAG TCTTATGTGGTATACTTGGGATCACATTCACATGGTCCGGAAATCACACAAAATGATCTTGATCTAGCGGAACAGTCTCATTACGAGTTTCTGGCAGATTACGTTGGAAG CCCCGAGGCGGCCAAAGAATCGATTATTTACTGCTACACAAGACATATTAATGGTTTTGCTGCGAcccttgaagaagagaaagcagCTGAGATCGCAA AGCATCCCAATGTCATATCAATCTTCCCAAACAGGGAACATCAATTACACACAACACGGTCGTGGGATTTTCTTGGACTGGAGAAAAATGATGCAGTTCAACCTGGATCGCTATGGGAGAAGgctagatttggggaagatacaATTATTGGGAACCTTGATAGTG GTGTATGGCCGGAATCAAAGAGCTTTAGCGACGAGGGGTATGGACCCATTCCATCAAGGTGGAAAGGAGGTTGTACAGACACCACCCCTAACGGGGTTCGTTGCAATAG GAAGCTGATTGGTGCCAAGGTCTTTAACAAAGGGGGCGCAGCAAGTGGCCTAGAGAATGCCAACTACACTGCACGTGACGATAATGGTCATGGGACTCATACCTTATCGACTGCCGGTGGAAACTTCGTCCAAAATGCCAGTTTCTTCGGATTCGGCAATGGCACGTTGAAGGGAGGATCGCCAAAGGCCCGTGTAGCTGCCTACAAGGTTTGCAAGACACGATGCTTCGACGCTGACATTATCGCCGGTTTTGATGCTGCCATCCACGATGGCGTCGACGTTCTTTCCTGCTCCATAGGAAGCTCTTCACACAATTACTTCGAGGACGGCTTGGCTATCGGTTCATTCCACGCAGTCAGGAATGGTATCCTTGTGGTAGCCTCTGCCGGAAACAATGGTCCAATCCCCGGCACCGTCTCCAACACAGCTCCCTGGTTGTTTACAGTGGGCGCCAGCACCATTGACCGCCAATTCGTGGCCTACGTGAAGCTTGGTAACAATAAGCAGTTGAAAGGGCAGAGCCTCTCCTCGACTTCCCTACCCTCTGATGGCAAGATGTACCCTCTAGTGACAGGTGAGGCCGCGAGAGCAAAGGACTCTTTGCCCAGGATAGCCTCGCACTGCAACGCAAAGTCTCTAGACCCAAACCTAGTAAAGGGTAAGATAGTAGTGTGCTTGAAGGGGGGTAGGAGCGGGAGGGTTGAAAAGGGTTCAAATGTACTCTCGGCAGGGGCTGTGGGGATGATATTGGTTAACGATATACTATCAGGGAACTGTGTGATCGCCGACGGTCACCTGCTCCCTGCGTCGCATTTGTCATTCACGGAAGGTATTGCGTTGTTCGAGTACATCAACTCAACAAAAGCACCAACAGCTTACATCTCACCAGTCACAACAGAGCTTGGGACCAAGCCAGCACCTTCAATGGCCTCATTCTCTTCCCAGGGACCCAACACTTTGTCTCCTGAGATTCTCAAGCCCGACATCACTGGACCAGGGGTGAGCATCATCGCCTCCTGGAGTCAAGTATTGCCTCCCTCAGGTATGCCTTCTGATACCAGACGGGTTTCCTTCAACTCTGACTCAGGGACGTCCATGTCATGTCCTCACCTCGCTGGTGTCAGTGGCCTCCTTAAGACACTCTACCCTAATTGGAGCCCCTACGCCATCAGATCTGCCATCATGACCACCG CAAGTACAAGGGATAATGCAAGGGAACCAATGCTGAGTTCATCAATTATAAAAGCAACCCCTTTCAATTATGGAGCTGGACACGTTCAACCAAACCGTGCCATGGATCCTGGTTTGGTCTATGACCTAAACACCACTGACCTCTTGAACTTCCTATGTGCCATTGGCTACAATGAAAACCTAATCAGCCTCTTCACCGAGACAAGGGTTGCTTATACATGCCCCGAACCCGCTATCAGCCTCCTGGACTTGAACTACCCATCCATCGCGGTTCCAAGCCTCACTGGCTCTGCCACTTTGACGAGGAAATTGAAGAATGTTGGGTCATCACCAGCTACATACAAGGCCATTATTCGTCCTCCCTCTGGGATTTCTGTTTCAGTGGATCCACAGATCCTGACATTCGATTCGGTTGGACAAGAGAAGACATTCAAATTAACCCTCAAGACTAAGCTGCCTGGTTATGCCAAAGACTACGTATTTGGCGAGCTTAAATGGTCTGATGGTCGTCACCAAGTCAAGAGTCCGATTGCGGTTAAGGCAGCAATAGCAGCCGCAGTATAA
- the LOC122640197 gene encoding subtilisin-like protease SBT5.4, with protein MGGFSRLSLFLLPFLVFSMLQRPTFAVKKSYVVYLGSHSHGHGREITQVDMDQAEQSHYEFLADYVGSPEAAKESTIYSYTRHINGFAAALEEEKAAEIAKHPNVISIFPNREHQLHTTRSWDFLGLETNGAVQPGSLWDKARFGEDTIIGNLDSGVWPESKSFSDEGYGPIPSRWKGGCADTTPNGVRCNRKLIGAKAFNKGGVAVGGLENTNYTVRDDNGHGTHTLSTAGGNFVQNVSVFGFGNGTLKGGSPKARVAAYKVCKRGCFDVDIIAGFDAAIDDGVDVLSCSIGSPSLDYFKDGMAIGSFHAVKNGILVVASAGNEGPLPGTVSNTAPWLFTVAASTIDRQFVAYVKLGNNKQLKGQSLSSTSLPSDGKMYPLVTGEAARAKAALPEKALYCDANSLDPNLVKGKIVVCLRTVGSMRVDKDSNVLSAGAVGMILVNNILAWNDVIADVHLLPASHLSFTEGIALFEYINSTKAPIAYISPVTTELETKPAPLMASFSSQGPNTLTPEILKPDITGPGVSIIASWSQVSPPSGMPSDTRRVSFNSESGTSMSCPHLAGVSGLLKTLYPNWSPYAIRSAIMTTASTRDNARESMLSSSIIKATPFSYGAGHVQPNRAMDPGLVYDLNTTDLLNFLCAIGYNDDQISLFTETVVPYKCPKPTISLLDLNYPSIAVPSLAGSATLMRKLKNVGSSPATYKAIIRPPSGISVSVDPQILTFDSVGQEKTFKLTLKTELPGSAKDYVFGELEWSDGRHQVKSPIAVKAAVASAV; from the exons ATGGGGGGGTTCTCAAGGCTTTCGCttttccttctcccttttttggttttctctaTGTTGCAGAGACCCACGTTCGCTGTCAAAAAG TCTTATGTGGTATACTTGGGATCACATTCACATGGTCATGGCCGAGAAATCACACAAGTTGATATGGATCAAGCGGAACAGTCTCATTATGAGTTTCTGGCAGATTACGTTGGAAG CCCCGAGGCGGCCAAAGAATCGACTATTTACTCCTACACAAGACATATTAATGGTTTTGCTGCGGcccttgaagaagagaaagcagCTGAGATCGCAA AGCATCCCAATGTCATATCAATCTTCCCAAACAGAGAACATCAATTACATACAACACGGTCGTGGGATTTTCTTGGACTGGAGACAAATGGTGCAGTTCAACCTGGATCGCTATGGGACAAGGCTAGATTCGGGGAAGATACAATTATTGGGAACCTTGATAGTG GTGTATGGCCGGAATCAAAGAGCTTTAGCGACGAGGGGTATGGACCCATTCCATCAAGGTGGAAAGGAGGTTGTGCAGACACCACCCCTAACGGAGTTCGTTGCAATAG GAAGCTGATTGGCGCCAAGGCCTTTAATAAAGGGGGTGTAGCAGTAGGTGGCCTAGAGAACACCAACTACACCGTACGTGATGATAATGGTCATGGGACCCATACCTTATCGACTGCCGGTGGAAACTTCGTCCAAAACGTCAGTGTCTTCGGATTCGGCAACGGCACGTTGAAGGGAGGATCGCCAAAGGCGCGCGTAGCTGCCTACAAGGTTTGCAAGAGAGGATGCTTTGACGTTGACATTATCGCTGGTTTTGATGCTGCCATCGACGATGGCGTCGACGTTCTCTCCTGCTCCATAGGAAGCCCTTCACTAGATTACTTCAAGGATGGCATGGCTATCGGTTCATTCCACGCAGTCAAGAACGGTATCCTTGTGGTAGCCTCGGCCGGAAACGAAGGTCCACTCCCTGGCACTGTCTCCAACACAGCCCCCTGGTTGTTTACGGTGGCCGCCAGCACCATTGATCGCCAATTCGTGGCCTACGTGAAGCTTGGTAACAATAAGCAGTTGAAAGGGCAGAGCCTCTCCTCGACTTCCCTACCCTCTGACGGCAAGATGTACCCTCTAGTGACAGGTGAGGCCGCAAGAGCAAAGGCAGCTTTGCCCGAGAAAGCCTTGTACTGTGACGCAAATTCGCTGGACCCAAACCTAGTAAAGGGTAAGATAGTAGTGTGCTTGAGGACGGTTGGGAGCATGAGGGTTGACAAGGATTCGAATGTACTCTCGGCAGGGGCTGTGGGGATGATATTGGTTAACAATATACTAGCATGGAACGATGTGATCGCCGACGTTCACCTGCTCCCTGCATCGCATTTGTCATTCACGGAAGGTATTGCGTTGTTCGAGTACATCAACTCAACGAAAGCACCAATAGCTTACATCTCACCAGTCACGACAGAGCTCGAGACCAAGCCAGCACCTTTGATGGCCTCATTCTCCTCCCAGGGACCCAACACTTTGACTCCTGAGATTCTCAAGCCCGACATCACTGGACCAGGGGTGAGCATCATCGCCTCTTGGAGCCAAGTATCGCCTCCCTCAGGTATGCCTTCTGATACCCGACGGGTTTCCTTCAACTCTGAGTCAGGGACGTCCATGTCATGTCCTCACCTCGCTGGTGTCAGTGGCCTCCTTAAGACACTCTACCCTAATTGGAGCCCCTACGCCATCAGATCTGCCATCATGACCACCG CAAGTACAAGGGATAATGCAAGGGAATCAATGCTGAGTTCATCAATCATAAAAGCAACCCCTTTCAGTTATGGAGCTGGACACGTTCAACCAAACCGTGCCATGGATCCTGGTTTGGTCTATGACCTAAACACCACTGACCTCTTGAACTTCCTATGTGCCATTGGCTACAACGATGACCAAATCAGCCTCTTTACCGAGACGGTGGTGCCTTACAAATGCCCCAAGCCCACTATCAGCCTCCTGGACTTGAACTACCCATCCATCGCGGTTCCAAGCCTCGCCGGCTCCGCCACTTTGATGAGGAAATTGAAGAATGTTGGGTCATCCCCAGCTACATACAAGGCCATTATTCGTCCTCCCTCGGGAATTTCTGTTTCGGTGGATCCACAGATCCTGACATTTGATTCGGTTGGACAAGAGAAGACATTCAAATTAACCCTCAAGACTGAGCTACCTGGTTCTGCCAAAGACTACGTATTTGGCGAGCTTGAATGGTCTGATGGTCGTCACCAAGTCAAGAGTCCGATTGCGGTTAAGGCAGCAGTAGCAAGCGCAGTATAA
- the LOC122639547 gene encoding subtilisin-like protease SBT5.4, translating to MGFSRLPLFLLPVLLFSMLQRPTFAVKKSYVVYLGSHSHGPEITQNHLDLAEQSHYEFLADYVGSPEAAKESIIYCYTKHINGFAATLEEEKAAEIAKHPKVISVFPNRAHQLHTTRSWDFLGLEKNGAVQSGSLWEKARFGEDTIIGNLDTGVWPESKSFSDKGYGHIPSRWKGGCTDTTPDGVRCNRKLIGAKAFHKGAATVVGLENAYNTTRDDDGHGTHTLSTAGGNFVQNANVFGFGNGTSKGGSPRARVAAYKVCGKGGCFDADIIAAFDAAIHDGVDVLSCSLGSSPRDYFRDGMAIGSFHAAKNGILVVASAGNDGPTPGTVSNITPWLFTVGASTIDRQFMAYVKLGNNKQLKGQSLSPTSLPSDGKMYPLVIGEAVRAKTALPESALFCNATSLDPKLVKGKIIVCLRGGGSGRVEKGSNVLSAGAVGMILVNNILSGNDVIADAHMLPASHLSFTEGIALLEYINSTKAPTAYISSVTTELETKPAPSMALFSSQGPNIVTPEILKPDITGPGVSVIASWSHASPPSGLPSDTRRISFNSESGTSMSCPHLTGVCGLLKTLYPNWSPYAIRSAIMTTASTRDNAREPMLNSSNIKATPFSYGAGHVQPNRAMDPGLVYDLNTTDHLNFLCGIGYNEDRISLFTETRVPYKCPKPAISLLDFNYPSIAVPNLAGFATLTRKVKNVGSSPTTYKAIIRPPPGISISVEPQILTFDSVGQEKTFKLTLKTKRPGNAKDYVFGKLKWSNGRHQVKSQIAVKAAAAM from the exons ATGGGGTTCTCAAGActtcctcttttccttcttcctgtCTTGCTTTTCTCCATGTTGCAGAGACCCACGTTCGCTGTCAAAAAG TCTTATGTGGTGTACTTGGGATCACATTCACATGGTCCGGAAATCACACAAAATCATCTTGATCTAGCGGAACAGTCTCATTACGAGTTTCTGGCAGATTACGTTGGAAG CCCTGAGGCGGCCAAAGAATCGATTATTTACTGCTACACAAAACACATCAATGGTTTTGCTGCGAcccttgaagaagagaaagcagCTGAGATCGCAA AGCATCCCAAGGTCATATCAGTCTTCCCAAACAGAGCACATCAATTACATACAACACGGTCGTGGGATTTTCTTGGACTGGAGAAAAATGGTGCAGTTCAATCTGGATCGCTATGGGAGAAGgctagatttggggaagatacaATTATTGGGAACCTTGATACTG GTGTATGGCCAGAATCAAAGAGCTTTAGCGACAAGGGGTATGGACACATTCCATCAAGGTGGAAAGGAGGTTGTACAGACACCACCCCTGACGGAGTTCGTTGTAACAG GAAGCTGATTGGCGCCAAGGCCTTTCACAAAGGTGCCGCAACAGTGGTTGGCCTAGAGAACGCCTACAATACCACACGTGACGATGATGGTCATGGGACCCATACCTTATCAACTGCCGGCGGAAACTTCGTCCAAAATGCCAATGTCTTCGGATTTGGCAACGGCACGTCGAAGGGAGGATCGCCAAGGGCACGCGTAGCTGCCTACAAGGTTTGCGGGAAAGGAGGGTGCTTCGACGCTGACATTATCGCCGCTTTCGATGCTGCCATCCATGACGGCGTCGACGTTCTCTCCTGCTCCCTGGGAAGCTCCCCACGCGATTACTTTAGAGATGGCATGGCCATCGGTTCATTCCACGCTGCAAAGAACGGTATCCTTGTGGTAGCCTCAGCAGGAAACGACGGTCCAACGCCCGGCACCGTCTCCAACATTACCCCCTGGTTGTTTACAGTGGGCGCCAGCACCATTGACCGCCAATTCATGGCCTATGTGAAGCTTGGAAACAATAAGCAGTTGAAAGGGCAGAGCCTCTCCCCGACTTCCCTGCCCTCTGACGGGAAAATGTACCCTTTAGTgataggtgaggccgtgagagCGAAGACAGCTTTGCCTGAGTCAGCCTTGTTCTGCAACGCAACGTCGCTAGACCCAAAGCTAGTAAAGGGTAAGATAATAGTGTGCTTGAGGGGTGGTGGAAGCGGAAGGGTTGAAAAGGGTTCGAATGTACTCTCGGCAGGAGCTGTGGGGATGATATTGGTTAACAATATACTATCAGGGAATGATGTGATCGCCGACGCTCACATGCTCCCTGCGTCGCATTTGTCATTCACGGAAGGTATTGCATTGCTCGAGTACATCAACTCGACAAAAGCACCCACAGCTTACATCTCATCGGTCACGACGGAGCTTGAAACCAAGCCAGCACCTTCAATGGCCTTATTCTCCTCCCAGGGACCCAACATTGTGACTCCCGAGATTCTCAAGCCCGACATCACTGGACCAGGGGTGAGCGTCATCGCCTCTTGGAGCCACGCATCACCTCCCTCAGGTTTGCCTTCCGATACTAGACGGATTTCCTTCAACTCTGAGTCAGGGACGTCCATGTCTTGCCCTCACCTCACTGGTGTTTGTGGCCTCCTCAAGACACTCTACCCTAATTGGAGCCCCTACGCCATTAGATCTGCCATCATGACCACCG CAAGTACAAGGGATAATGCAAGGGAACCAATGCTGAATTCATCGAATATAAAAGCAACCCCTTTCAGTTATGGAGCTGGACATGTTCAACCAAACCGTGCCATGGATCCTGGTTTGGTCTATGACTTAAACACCACTGACCACTTGAACTTCCTATGTGGCATTGGCTATAACGAAGACCGAATCAGCCTCTTCACCGAGACGAGGGTGCCTTATAAATGCCCCAAGCCCGCTATCAGTCTTCTAGACTTCAACTACCCATCCATCGCAGTTCCAAACCTCGCCGGCTTCGCCACTTTGACGAGGAAAGTGAAGAATGTTGGGTCATCCCCAACTACATACAAGGCCATTATTCGTCCACCACCGGGAATTTCTATTTCGGTGGAGCCACAGATTTTGACATTCGATTCGGTTGGACAAGAGAAGACATTTAAACTAACCCTCAAGACTAAGCGACCTGGTAATGCTAAAGACTACGTATTTGGCAAGCTTAAATGGTCTAATGGCCGTCACCAAGTCAAGAGTCAGATTGCGGTTAAGGCAGCAGCCGCAATGTAG